Proteins co-encoded in one Paracoccus aestuarii genomic window:
- a CDS encoding amino acid ABC transporter permease produces MREFSSADVLFILMAIRWTLILSLIAFAGGAVGGMVLALARTSQARVLRWISMSFIQVFQGTPLLMQLFLVYFGLAVLGLPIDPLLAAAVALTLHASAFLGEIWRGAIQAVPQGQSEAATALALSYGDRMRHVVLPQAMRTATAPTVGFLVQLIKGTSLASIIGFTELTRAGQIVNNATFQPFLVFGTVAAFYFILCWPLSLLARRMEARMRLAVTR; encoded by the coding sequence ATCCGTGAGTTCTCCTCGGCCGACGTGCTGTTCATCCTGATGGCCATCCGCTGGACCCTGATCCTGTCGCTCATCGCCTTCGCAGGCGGCGCGGTGGGGGGCATGGTGCTGGCCTTGGCCCGCACGTCGCAGGCCCGGGTGCTGCGCTGGATCTCGATGTCCTTCATCCAGGTCTTTCAGGGCACACCCCTGCTGATGCAGCTGTTTCTGGTCTATTTCGGGCTGGCCGTGCTGGGCCTGCCCATCGACCCGCTGCTGGCCGCCGCCGTCGCGCTGACCCTGCACGCCAGCGCTTTTCTGGGCGAGATCTGGCGCGGCGCCATCCAGGCCGTCCCCCAGGGCCAGTCCGAGGCCGCGACCGCGCTGGCCCTGTCCTATGGCGACCGCATGCGCCATGTCGTGCTGCCGCAGGCCATGCGCACCGCCACCGCGCCCACGGTCGGGTTCCTGGTGCAGCTGATCAAGGGGACGTCGCTGGCCTCGATCATCGGCTTCACCGAACTGACGCGCGCGGGCCAGATCGTCAACAACGCGACCTTCCAGCCCTTCCTGGTCTTCGGCACGGTCGCGGCTTTCTACTTCATTCTGTGCTGGCCGCTGTCGCTGCTGGCCCGGCGGATGGAGGCGCGCATGCGCCTGGCCGTCACGCGCTGA
- a CDS encoding transporter substrate-binding domain-containing protein has product MTLTRRLFAALAATTLLAAPALATDLQAVRDAGTIRVGMLVDFPPFGIQDASGTPDGYDADVAKALAEHLGVEAQIVPVTGPNRIPYLLSGQVDVLVASLGITAERAERVDFSIPYAGIAIGVYGGTDVAVAGPEDLAGKSIAVARASTQDTGVTEVAPEGTEIRRFDDDATAVQALMSGQVQTIGLSNVVFSQISGVAGDRFDKKFDLSSQVQGIAVAPDSDALLEEINAFVTASREDGTLDTIHEKWLGEPLPDFVKTAQ; this is encoded by the coding sequence ATGACACTGACCCGTCGCTTGTTCGCGGCCCTGGCCGCCACGACCCTTCTGGCCGCACCGGCGCTTGCCACCGACCTTCAGGCGGTCCGCGATGCCGGCACGATCCGCGTCGGCATGCTTGTCGACTTCCCGCCCTTCGGCATCCAGGACGCCTCGGGAACGCCGGACGGCTATGATGCCGATGTGGCCAAGGCCCTGGCCGAACATCTGGGCGTCGAGGCGCAGATCGTGCCCGTGACCGGCCCGAACCGCATCCCCTATCTGCTGTCGGGCCAGGTCGACGTGTTGGTCGCATCGCTCGGGATCACCGCCGAACGGGCAGAGCGCGTCGATTTCTCGATCCCCTACGCGGGCATCGCCATCGGCGTCTACGGCGGCACCGACGTCGCGGTCGCGGGACCCGAGGATCTGGCCGGAAAGTCGATCGCCGTCGCCCGCGCCTCGACCCAGGACACCGGGGTGACCGAGGTCGCCCCCGAGGGGACCGAGATCCGCCGCTTCGACGACGACGCCACCGCCGTGCAGGCGCTGATGTCGGGGCAGGTGCAGACCATCGGTCTGTCGAACGTGGTCTTCTCGCAGATCTCTGGCGTGGCGGGCGACCGTTTCGACAAAAAGTTCGACCTGTCCAGCCAGGTGCAGGGCATCGCGGTGGCGCCGGACTCGGACGCCCTGCTGGAGGAGATCAACGCCTTCGTCACCGCCTCGCGCGAGGACGGCACGCTCGACACCATCCATGAGAAATGGCTGGGCGAGCCGCTGCCCGACTTCGTCAAGACCGCCCAGTGA
- a CDS encoding amino acid ABC transporter ATP-binding protein, whose translation MTEHAITMRAVNKYYGAYHALVDIDLTVDRGERIVICGPSGSGKSTLIRTINQLETIQSGQIVVDGITLSGAENVAKVRRDVGMVFQSFNLFPHMTVLENCMLAPMKTRKVPRAEAEATARQYLERVRIPEQADKYPAQLSGGQQQRVAIARALCMKPRIMLFDEPTSALDPEMVKEVLDTMIDLARDGMTMLCVTHEMDFARAVADRVIFMDRGAIVEENAPEPFFTNPRNERLQAFLGQIA comes from the coding sequence ATGACCGAACACGCCATCACCATGCGCGCCGTCAACAAGTATTACGGCGCCTATCACGCGCTGGTCGATATCGACCTGACCGTCGACCGCGGAGAGCGGATCGTGATCTGCGGCCCGTCCGGGTCGGGAAAATCCACCCTGATCCGCACCATCAACCAGCTGGAGACGATCCAGTCCGGCCAGATCGTCGTGGACGGCATCACGCTGTCGGGGGCCGAGAACGTGGCCAAGGTCCGCCGCGATGTCGGGATGGTCTTTCAGTCCTTCAACCTGTTTCCGCATATGACCGTCCTGGAGAACTGCATGCTGGCGCCCATGAAGACCCGCAAGGTCCCGCGTGCCGAGGCCGAGGCCACCGCGCGCCAGTATCTGGAGCGTGTCCGCATCCCCGAACAGGCCGACAAGTATCCCGCCCAGCTGTCGGGCGGCCAGCAGCAGCGCGTGGCCATCGCCCGCGCCCTGTGCATGAAGCCGCGCATCATGCTGTTCGACGAACCGACCAGCGCGCTGGACCCGGAAATGGTCAAGGAGGTGCTGGACACCATGATCGACCTGGCCCGCGACGGCATGACCATGCTCTGCGTCACGCATGAGATGGATTTCGCGCGCGCCGTGGCCGACCGGGTGATCTTCATGGATCGCGGCGCCATCGTCGAGGAGAACGCGCCCGAGCCCTTCTTCACCAACCCGCGCAACGAACGTCTGCAGGCCTTCCTGGGGCAGATCGCATGA
- a CDS encoding 2-hydroxyacid dehydrogenase yields the protein MSRPTVLALATLKPAAMQERLSAEYDLRTTIEDAAGARIVLTSGALGLSAAQMALLPALELIAVNGVGVDAVDLAEARRRGIRVTTTPDVLSDAVAEMALGLAVAVGRRIAEGDRFIRAGSWAAGGKPALGRPVIRGRAGILGYGRIGRSLADLLRGLGMEVLYTARSEKPDAPDAFRPDAQALARDCSLLFVTAAGGTETRGLVDAAVLKALGPEGIVVNVARGPVVDTEALVNALRAGTIAGAGLDVFDDEPTVPPALIEAPNCVLTPHLGSATDAARAAMAALVLENIAAHVAGRPLPTPYEG from the coding sequence ATGAGCCGTCCCACGGTTCTGGCGCTGGCCACACTGAAGCCTGCCGCGATGCAGGAACGGCTCTCCGCCGAATACGACCTGCGGACCACCATTGAGGACGCCGCCGGGGCGCGGATCGTGCTGACCTCGGGCGCCCTGGGGCTGTCGGCGGCGCAGATGGCGCTGCTGCCTGCCTTGGAGCTGATCGCGGTGAACGGTGTGGGTGTCGATGCCGTCGACCTGGCCGAGGCGCGCCGCCGGGGCATCCGCGTGACCACCACGCCCGACGTGCTGTCCGATGCGGTGGCCGAGATGGCGCTTGGCCTGGCAGTGGCTGTCGGACGCCGCATCGCCGAGGGCGACCGGTTCATCCGAGCCGGGTCCTGGGCCGCGGGCGGCAAGCCCGCTTTGGGCCGTCCGGTGATCCGGGGCAGGGCAGGGATCCTGGGTTACGGCCGCATCGGGCGCAGCCTGGCCGATCTGCTGCGCGGGCTGGGGATGGAGGTCCTCTACACCGCGCGCAGCGAAAAGCCCGATGCGCCGGACGCGTTCCGCCCCGATGCGCAGGCGCTGGCGCGCGACTGCTCGCTGCTGTTCGTGACCGCCGCCGGTGGGACCGAGACGCGGGGTCTTGTCGATGCCGCCGTCCTGAAGGCGCTTGGCCCCGAGGGCATCGTGGTCAACGTCGCCCGCGGCCCGGTGGTGGATACCGAGGCGCTGGTCAATGCGCTGCGGGCCGGCACCATTGCGGGGGCAGGGCTCGACGTCTTCGACGATGAGCCGACCGTGCCGCCCGCGCTGATCGAGGCGCCGAACTGCGTGCTGACCCCGCATCTGGGCTCGGCCACCGATGCGGCCCGCGCCGCCATGGCCGCGCTGGTGCTGGAGAACATCGCGGCGCATGTCGCGGGGCGCCCCCTACCCACCCCTTATGAGGGCTGA
- a CDS encoding sugar kinase — protein MEFLCIGEPLVEFTADPATPGRFDRRAGGDMLNTAVYLSRLCGPGTVGYLSRLGDDAMSGFLRATLAEEGIADLCATHQGGRPGLSFITTDAEGERSFTYWRDQSPARRLFAVPEERAALDGAATLVLSGVTLAMLLPEGREALLQALERCRSRGARIVLDTNYRPALWPDVGVAQAVIGRAAALATLVLPSLDDMAACFGVADPLATTRRLMALTEAEIVLTTGGDAVIHRAAGGEGIDRWSLPPRRVAVDTTGAGDSFNAGWLAARRAGAAPADAIARAAALAAQVVLHPGAILPRHSMPSPEETAA, from the coding sequence ATGGAATTCCTCTGCATCGGCGAGCCGCTGGTCGAGTTCACCGCCGATCCGGCGACCCCAGGACGCTTCGACCGCCGCGCGGGCGGCGACATGCTGAACACGGCCGTCTATCTGTCCCGGCTTTGTGGCCCCGGCACGGTCGGCTATCTGTCCCGCCTTGGCGATGACGCGATGAGCGGCTTTCTGAGGGCAACGCTGGCCGAGGAAGGCATCGCCGATCTGTGTGCGACACATCAGGGCGGACGTCCCGGCCTCAGCTTCATCACCACCGACGCGGAGGGAGAGCGCAGCTTCACCTATTGGCGCGACCAGTCCCCGGCCCGCCGCCTCTTCGCGGTGCCCGAGGAGCGGGCTGCGCTGGACGGGGCGGCTACGCTGGTCCTTTCGGGAGTGACCCTGGCGATGCTGCTGCCCGAGGGGCGCGAGGCGCTGCTGCAGGCGTTGGAGCGGTGCCGGTCGCGGGGCGCGCGCATCGTTCTGGACACGAACTACCGCCCTGCGCTCTGGCCTGATGTGGGGGTGGCACAGGCGGTCATCGGACGGGCCGCCGCGCTTGCCACGCTGGTCCTTCCGTCGCTTGACGACATGGCGGCCTGCTTCGGCGTCGCCGACCCCCTCGCGACGACGCGGCGGCTGATGGCGCTGACCGAGGCCGAGATCGTCCTGACCACCGGCGGCGACGCGGTCATCCACCGCGCGGCAGGGGGGGAGGGCATCGACCGCTGGTCCCTGCCGCCCCGCCGCGTGGCCGTCGACACCACCGGCGCGGGCGACAGCTTCAACGCCGGCTGGCTGGCGGCGCGCCGGGCCGGTGCGGCCCCCGCCGACGCCATCGCCCGCGCGGCGGCCCTGGCCGCGCAGGTCGTCCTTCATCCCGGCGCGATACTGCCGCGCCACTCCATGCCATCGCCCGAGGAGACTGCCGCATGA
- a CDS encoding fumarylacetoacetate hydrolase family protein, which yields MTPIFDAEAAARVLLEVRGGGARPVGLPATPPDPEAAYAVQASVMRQSAGPASWKMALLAGRDRHAAAMPASEVVTSGATLAPLPADAAIEVETAFVLGADLPAGSRPEAALAAVGEVRLAFEIVSSRYRDRTIVHPLEAMADCFNSAGIVLGDAIPDWRDRLNGPLDLTLSLDGQPVATTEQGATLPQTADFLAWLSTRAADMGLPLVAGTVIISGARIGPIPLGGAREATASAGSVTVGASFLPAAQPGSGGGSRERDALASGSPSL from the coding sequence ATGACCCCCATCTTCGACGCTGAGGCCGCCGCCCGGGTGCTTCTGGAGGTGCGCGGCGGTGGCGCGCGCCCTGTGGGGCTGCCTGCCACGCCCCCCGATCCGGAGGCCGCCTATGCCGTCCAAGCCTCGGTCATGCGGCAGTCGGCCGGACCGGCCAGTTGGAAGATGGCACTTCTGGCGGGTCGTGACCGTCACGCCGCCGCCATGCCCGCAAGCGAGGTCGTGACCAGCGGGGCGACGCTGGCACCGCTGCCCGCCGACGCCGCGATTGAGGTCGAAACGGCCTTCGTCCTTGGTGCCGACCTGCCCGCCGGCAGCAGGCCCGAGGCCGCGCTTGCGGCCGTTGGGGAGGTGCGGCTGGCCTTCGAGATCGTGTCGTCGCGCTATCGGGACCGGACCATCGTCCATCCGCTTGAGGCGATGGCCGACTGCTTCAACTCGGCGGGGATTGTGCTGGGCGATGCCATTCCCGACTGGCGGGACCGGCTGAACGGGCCGCTGGACCTGACCCTGTCGCTGGACGGCCAGCCTGTCGCCACGACCGAGCAGGGCGCGACTCTGCCGCAGACCGCCGATTTCCTGGCCTGGCTCTCGACCCGTGCGGCGGATATGGGCCTGCCATTGGTGGCGGGGACGGTGATCATCTCGGGCGCCCGCATCGGTCCGATCCCGCTTGGCGGCGCCCGCGAGGCAACGGCCAGCGCAGGCTCGGTCACGGTTGGTGCGTCATTCTTGCCTGCCGCGCAGCCTGGGTCAGGCGGCGGGTCTCGGGAGAGGGATGCGCTGGCCAGTGGGTCTCCGTCCCTCTAG
- a CDS encoding tyrosine-type recombinase/integrase — translation MKKLEGAKFGIDKERLSDGNGLYLRLYPSGAKRFQVQIPSEPSCKRRVWITLGDFPALSLKEARETTVWIRLQVARDWSAAKVRAALTSGTLGADHPNRTPEAATKPDVLFREVAADWFERKRHGLKNGKHIAQNWTTIETYTFPRLGHRPIREITKPEVVDTLRPIWHEKNETARRTLGRLQEIFELAELQSHIASNPARFNPQTAFGRVRRKTQHFGSLPWERMPELWQWLTAVRCDEITRQFVMLLLLSAKRTGEVRFARHCWFSELPQAVWETPAEHMKMGQSHRVPVSRQIATIVDNMAILSGGGGCLFSKPHTQSGVISENAALVLLKRFDASITGHGARASFKGWARSQGRYQRDTIEFALAHGLPPLEAAYMREDLLEERRPMMQDWADFVTGDAGVPSLRMLRTDIAPSAEVAS, via the coding sequence GTGAAGAAACTCGAAGGTGCCAAGTTCGGCATCGACAAGGAACGTCTCAGCGACGGGAACGGTCTTTACCTCCGCCTGTATCCCTCCGGGGCGAAGCGCTTTCAAGTCCAGATCCCGAGCGAGCCGAGCTGCAAGCGCCGCGTGTGGATTACCCTGGGTGACTTTCCTGCCCTGTCCTTGAAGGAGGCGCGTGAGACGACGGTCTGGATCCGGCTGCAGGTTGCCCGCGATTGGAGCGCAGCAAAGGTGCGCGCAGCTCTGACCTCCGGCACTCTCGGTGCCGATCACCCGAACCGGACGCCCGAGGCCGCCACGAAACCAGACGTGCTTTTTCGGGAGGTCGCGGCCGACTGGTTCGAGCGGAAGCGCCACGGCTTGAAGAATGGCAAGCACATCGCCCAGAACTGGACGACCATTGAAACCTACACCTTTCCCCGCTTGGGTCACCGCCCCATTCGGGAGATCACGAAACCAGAGGTTGTCGATACCTTGCGGCCGATCTGGCACGAGAAGAACGAGACGGCGCGCCGCACCCTCGGCCGCCTGCAGGAGATCTTCGAGCTGGCGGAGCTGCAGAGTCACATCGCGTCGAACCCCGCCCGGTTCAACCCGCAGACGGCCTTCGGCCGGGTCCGCAGGAAGACGCAGCATTTCGGATCGCTGCCTTGGGAGCGGATGCCAGAGCTGTGGCAATGGCTGACGGCGGTGCGCTGCGACGAGATCACCCGTCAGTTCGTGATGCTTCTGCTGCTAAGCGCAAAGCGGACCGGGGAGGTCAGGTTCGCGCGGCACTGCTGGTTCAGCGAACTGCCACAGGCGGTCTGGGAGACCCCCGCAGAGCACATGAAGATGGGTCAGAGCCATCGCGTCCCCGTCAGCCGCCAGATTGCGACCATCGTGGACAACATGGCGATCCTTTCCGGTGGAGGTGGATGTCTTTTCTCGAAGCCACACACCCAAAGCGGTGTCATCTCGGAGAATGCCGCGCTTGTTCTGCTCAAGCGCTTCGACGCCTCCATTACGGGTCACGGGGCCCGGGCCAGCTTCAAGGGATGGGCGCGGTCGCAGGGTCGCTATCAGAGGGACACGATCGAGTTTGCCCTGGCTCATGGCCTGCCACCCCTCGAAGCCGCCTATATGCGCGAAGACCTCTTGGAAGAGCGACGGCCGATGATGCAGGACTGGGCCGACTTCGTGACCGGAGACGCGGGCGTGCCGTCCCTTCGGATGTTGCGGACTGACATTGCTCCCTCGGCGGAAGTGGCAAGTTAG
- a CDS encoding plasmid partitioning protein RepB C-terminal domain-containing protein, whose amino-acid sequence MTHMGKTPPPILAATDAEDLVDPAMRKETSGITREQAERMKAEMASLQKNIKLIEGTLGPDHLRLVVAGRYVERLLTNERINRYLEKNHGDILGEFGRIVAALSRPEPSSEAPVAQPAQTGKTQTRSLAHPG is encoded by the coding sequence ATGACACACATGGGTAAAACGCCGCCGCCCATTCTCGCCGCCACCGACGCCGAAGACCTTGTCGATCCGGCAATGAGAAAAGAAACGTCCGGCATCACGCGCGAACAGGCGGAGCGGATGAAGGCCGAGATGGCCAGCCTGCAGAAAAACATCAAGCTGATCGAAGGGACACTTGGCCCCGATCATCTACGCCTTGTGGTAGCGGGCCGCTACGTCGAACGCCTGCTCACGAATGAACGGATCAATCGCTATCTCGAAAAGAACCACGGAGACATTCTCGGCGAGTTTGGTCGAATCGTGGCGGCGTTATCTCGTCCGGAGCCGTCTTCGGAAGCCCCCGTTGCCCAACCCGCCCAAACAGGCAAAACTCAAACCCGGAGTCTCGCTCACCCTGGATAG
- a CDS encoding ParB/RepB/Spo0J family partition protein, producing the protein MVSDIEPHAEVQIIPIAAITVENPRERSEKTFRALVDSIGKVGLKKPITVARDDTASGDAYRLVCGQGRMEAYVALGETHIPAIVVDANEVERLLRSVIENIARRQQRPLELLQDIAILRERGYSDHDIAEKTGLSWSYVHEIGELIANGEERLLIAVETGQMPLSVALYITRAEEKDVQKALEAAYASGELRGKKLLEARRLVELRHRHGKKKGATRAKRTGVRMTSAALVRAYRIEAERQQDMIRRAQSTRGNLLFLDAAFQSLLKDENFLTLLRAEGLDSLPSMVVDGLKEPRA; encoded by the coding sequence ATGGTGAGCGATATCGAACCCCATGCCGAGGTGCAAATTATCCCAATTGCGGCCATCACCGTGGAAAATCCACGCGAACGATCTGAAAAGACCTTTCGTGCACTGGTGGACAGTATCGGCAAGGTGGGGCTGAAGAAGCCGATCACCGTCGCGCGGGATGACACGGCGTCGGGAGATGCCTATCGGCTCGTCTGCGGTCAGGGGCGGATGGAGGCCTATGTCGCCCTTGGCGAAACCCACATCCCGGCCATCGTCGTGGACGCGAACGAGGTCGAACGGCTCCTGCGTAGCGTGATCGAGAATATCGCCCGTCGTCAGCAGCGACCGCTGGAGTTGTTGCAGGACATCGCCATCCTGCGCGAGCGGGGATATTCGGACCATGACATCGCCGAGAAAACCGGATTGTCATGGTCGTACGTTCACGAAATCGGCGAGTTGATCGCCAACGGCGAGGAACGTCTGCTGATCGCGGTCGAGACCGGTCAGATGCCCCTCAGTGTTGCACTGTATATCACTAGGGCGGAAGAGAAAGATGTGCAGAAGGCGCTGGAGGCAGCCTATGCCTCGGGTGAATTGCGCGGCAAGAAGCTGCTGGAAGCACGGCGGCTGGTGGAACTGCGCCACCGGCACGGCAAGAAAAAAGGTGCCACACGCGCAAAACGAACTGGGGTGCGGATGACATCGGCGGCGTTGGTCCGGGCCTATCGTATCGAGGCAGAACGCCAGCAGGACATGATCCGCAGGGCGCAGTCGACGCGCGGCAACCTGCTGTTCCTCGACGCAGCGTTCCAGTCCCTGCTCAAGGATGAGAATTTCCTCACCTTGCTCCGTGCCGAGGGCTTGGATTCCCTGCCGAGCATGGTGGTCGACGGTCTCAAGGAACCTCGGGCATGA
- a CDS encoding recombinase family protein: MISWEAGVARGKAPLSEGETEPSEQLLAAEYVRMSTEHQQYSTQNQAQTIREYAERRGIRIVKTYSDDAKSGLIIGGRMALQQMIADVESGVAEFSMILVYDVTRWGRFQDTDESAYYEYRCRKAGMQVAYCAEQFENDGSPTSTIVKSVKRAMAGEYSRELSVKVFAGQCRLIELGYRQGGPAGFGLRRALLDERGEVKTELKRGEHKSLQTDRVVLVPGPDEEVRTVRWIYSQFLKKGLSESEIAAELNERGILTDLGRAWTRATVHQILTNEKYIGNNVYNRRSFKLKRKRVANGPEMWIRSEGAFEAIVEPKQFQKAQAIIAARNRRFSDEEMLERLTRLLLRHGYISGLVIDEADGMPSSGAYAHRFGSLLRAYSLVGFTPDRDYRYIEANRLLRQFHGDEIERVIHEITRLGGAVIRNPATDLLTINGEFTASVVVARCRETSSGGLRWKIRFDTGLAPDITIAIRMNRTNTDALDYYLLPQFEMRSKPLGLAEENGLMLDAFRFETLDFFFDMARRVSVSEVTPW, from the coding sequence ATGATTTCTTGGGAGGCGGGCGTGGCTCGAGGAAAAGCACCATTATCCGAAGGAGAAACCGAGCCGTCCGAGCAGCTGCTGGCTGCGGAGTACGTCCGGATGTCGACCGAGCATCAACAGTATTCAACCCAGAACCAGGCGCAGACTATCCGCGAATACGCCGAACGCCGCGGCATCAGGATTGTCAAAACGTATTCGGATGACGCGAAAAGCGGCCTGATCATCGGCGGTAGGATGGCATTGCAGCAGATGATCGCCGATGTCGAATCCGGCGTGGCCGAGTTCAGCATGATTCTGGTCTATGACGTCACTCGCTGGGGACGTTTTCAGGACACCGACGAATCTGCCTATTATGAGTATCGCTGCCGGAAGGCGGGGATGCAGGTCGCCTACTGCGCCGAGCAATTCGAGAACGATGGTTCTCCGACCTCCACCATCGTGAAAAGCGTCAAGCGCGCGATGGCGGGCGAATATAGCCGTGAGCTTTCAGTGAAGGTCTTCGCCGGCCAATGCCGTCTGATTGAGCTCGGCTATCGTCAGGGCGGCCCGGCGGGCTTCGGGTTGCGTCGCGCCCTGCTCGATGAACGGGGCGAAGTAAAAACCGAACTGAAGCGCGGTGAGCACAAGAGCCTTCAGACGGATCGCGTCGTCCTGGTTCCCGGACCAGACGAGGAGGTCCGGACGGTGCGCTGGATCTACAGCCAGTTTCTGAAGAAGGGCCTGTCGGAAAGCGAAATTGCGGCAGAACTGAATGAACGCGGCATCCTCACCGATCTCGGGCGGGCCTGGACCCGCGCGACCGTCCATCAGATCCTGACCAATGAGAAATACATCGGCAACAACGTCTACAACCGGCGCTCATTCAAACTGAAGCGCAAGCGGGTCGCCAACGGCCCGGAGATGTGGATCCGGTCGGAAGGGGCTTTCGAGGCCATCGTCGAGCCGAAACAGTTTCAGAAGGCTCAGGCCATCATCGCGGCGCGCAACCGTCGCTTCTCGGATGAGGAGATGCTGGAGCGCCTGACCCGGTTGCTCCTGCGTCATGGATACATTTCCGGGCTGGTGATCGACGAAGCAGATGGGATGCCGTCCAGCGGCGCCTATGCCCATCGCTTCGGCAGCCTGCTCAGGGCCTACTCCCTTGTCGGGTTCACCCCGGATCGCGACTATCGCTACATCGAAGCCAACCGCCTGTTGCGGCAATTCCACGGCGACGAGATTGAGCGCGTGATCCACGAAATCACCCGGCTTGGTGGTGCCGTGATCAGGAACCCTGCGACGGACCTGCTGACCATCAACGGCGAATTCACGGCATCCGTCGTCGTCGCCCGCTGTCGCGAAACGTCCTCAGGCGGCTTGCGCTGGAAGATTCGCTTCGACACCGGCCTCGCGCCAGACATCACCATCGCCATCAGGATGAATCGCACGAACACCGACGCGCTCGATTACTACCTGCTGCCCCAATTCGAGATGCGGAGCAAACCTCTGGGGCTTGCAGAGGAGAATGGCCTGATGCTGGACGCCTTCCGTTTTGAAACGTTGGACTTCTTCTTCGACATGGCCCGGCGCGTTTCCGTGTCCGAGGTGACACCATGGTGA
- a CDS encoding helix-turn-helix domain-containing protein, with protein MRTKTGTFVPKTGTNVHLEANVADYRAAIASALRDELGLTHRAVKTAMRWTGASERTVKYWIAGERGPSGEHLIALAKHSDIVFHMVLLLADRHDGADAE; from the coding sequence ATGCGGACCAAGACGGGCACATTTGTGCCGAAAACGGGCACAAATGTGCACCTTGAAGCCAATGTCGCCGACTACCGGGCAGCCATTGCCTCGGCGCTTCGGGACGAACTCGGCTTGACGCATCGAGCAGTCAAGACGGCGATGCGCTGGACGGGTGCCAGCGAGCGGACAGTGAAGTACTGGATCGCTGGCGAGCGTGGACCCAGCGGCGAGCATCTGATCGCGCTGGCCAAGCACTCGGATATCGTGTTCCACATGGTCCTGCTGCTGGCCGATCGGCACGACGGCGCGGATGCCGAGTAA
- a CDS encoding ribbon-helix-helix domain-containing protein, which produces MSRTTTTTTMTVRLSGALSDFVAANVGENGSYENISEYVRDLIRRDKERAEQEAFDRLKAELTRAFAAPETSYKPLTAAEVIARNRA; this is translated from the coding sequence ATGTCCCGCACCACGACCACAACGACCATGACCGTCCGTCTGAGCGGTGCGCTCAGCGATTTCGTTGCGGCCAATGTCGGCGAGAACGGCTCCTACGAGAACATCAGCGAATACGTGCGCGACCTGATCCGGCGAGACAAGGAGCGGGCCGAGCAGGAGGCTTTCGACCGGCTGAAGGCCGAACTGACCCGCGCCTTCGCCGCGCCCGAGACCAGCTACAAGCCGCTGACGGCTGCGGAAGTCATCGCTCGCAACCGGGCCTGA
- a CDS encoding type II toxin-antitoxin system RelE/ParE family toxin: MAIRVQEAASLRLDDIYRYTRDRWGEVQADRYITGMFEAFERIEAHGVASKPIPAELGVEGFFFRYEHHFIYWRRLSDGDIGIVAILHERMHQIDRFKEDFRD, from the coding sequence ATGGCGATCCGGGTTCAGGAGGCGGCCTCACTCCGCCTTGATGACATCTACCGCTATACGCGCGACCGATGGGGCGAGGTTCAGGCTGATCGCTACATCACCGGCATGTTCGAAGCATTCGAACGGATCGAGGCCCATGGCGTCGCCTCAAAGCCTATCCCGGCAGAGCTCGGCGTCGAAGGGTTCTTCTTCCGGTACGAACACCACTTCATCTATTGGCGCCGACTGTCCGACGGCGATATCGGTATCGTCGCGATCCTGCATGAGCGCATGCATCAGATCGACAGGTTCAAGGAAGATTTTCGCGACTGA